The Lytechinus pictus isolate F3 Inbred chromosome 15, Lp3.0, whole genome shotgun sequence genome contains a region encoding:
- the LOC129277595 gene encoding aquaporin-12A-like encodes MAQEYPAALATFILVFFTTVGCNLIRSLTKRILRDDPVWYSFAAELISTFQLVAGVIEGDIILEEYGLYCYALYLWILFVSESLTFDGDSTANTCMVWQSMLKRDYGPAVALSKICLQVAGGQLAYPYVRFMWKVVPTNRHRKKISHLLQIYCASALNVSILEGCFAEALATLTYFITLNFQPKGRYSGMFSDAAIQVMIIVAGLEWTGMMFNPALAAGITFNCGNQSLLEHLLVYWAAPLATVPLARAIAGSFNRQAPATTTKAD; translated from the exons ATGGCCCAGGAGTATCCTGCAGCTTTAGCCACCTTCATCTTGGTCTTCTTCACAACAGTCGGCTGCAATCTCATTAGGTCATTGACCAAGAGGATCCTTCGCGATGATCCAGTCTGGTACAGCTTTGCTGCTGAACTCATCTCCACGTTCCAGCTCGTCGCCGGCGTCATAGAAGGTGATATCATCCTGGAGGAGTACGGCCTCTATTGCTACGCCCTCTATCTCTGGATTCTCTTCGTCTCCGAGAGCCTGACGTTTGACGGTGACTCCACTGCCAACACGTGCATGGTCTGGCAGTCTATGCTGAAGCGTGACTATGGTCCAGCTGTGGCACTGTCGAAGATTTGCCTTCAGGTGGCTGGGGGCCAACTGGCGTACCCCTACGTGCGCTTCATGTGGAAGGTGGTACCTACCAATCGTCACAGGAAGAAGATCTCCCACCTGCTTCAGATCTATTGTGCCTCAGCATTGAATGTCTCCATCCTGGAAGGTTGCTTTGCAGAAGCCTTGGCCACCCTTACCTATTTCATTACCCTCAACTTTCAGCCCAAAGGACGGTACAGTGGAATGTTTTCAGATGCTGCGATACAGGTTATGATCATTGTTGCAG GTTTGGAATGGACCGGAATGATGTTCAACCCCGCCTTAGCAGCAGGAATCACCTTTAACTGTGGCAACCAAAGCCTCCTGGAGCACCTCTTGGTCTACTGGGCCGCACCCCTGGCGACTGTTCCCCTGGCAAGGGCCATAGCAGGCTCGTTCAACAGGCAAGCACCTGCGACAACAACCAAAGCTGACTGA
- the LOC129277466 gene encoding general transcription factor 3C polypeptide 5-like has product MLAAFNDNHAPLSLKFQPDNPYCKPARGVATRSTSLLVKVKHRYRRTRDGDDEAIPGSEEYSSEVLGVIGQKYEFPYLCDFQYLPYDGKPGGEASSLIEKVLPSAGEDISYVDKDVPTFMLPEIFSKFDKPIEYNYKVGQQLRTVREQQETPDFGAKLIQHGRNKRNNFAHVISTMADFEVPMEPHPVAVDNLESQKPGTATEEIRKVRQVHSYHFSLGNTLLLSSITSFVTSPPQTNYR; this is encoded by the exons ATGTTGGCT GCTTTCAATGATAATCATGCACCTTTGTCTCTGAAGTTCCAGCCTGACAATCCTTACTGTAAACCAGCGCGAGGTGTGGCCACCAGGTCTACCTCCCTGCTAGTGAAGGTCAAACACCGATATAGAAGGACtagagatggtgatgatgaggctATTCCAGGAAGTGAGGAGTACTCTTCAGAGGTCCTGGGTGTGATTggacaaaaatatgaatttccat ACCTTTGTGACTTTCAATATCTACCATACGATGGCAAGCCTGGTGGAGAAGCATCAAGCCTGATAGAAAAAGTACTGCCTTCTGCTGGTGAGGATATCAGTTACGTAGACAAAGACGTTCCCACCTTCATGCTTCCGGAAATCTTCTCAAAGTTTGACAAGCCCATTGAGTACAACTACAAGGTGGGCCAACAGCTTCGGACTGTTCGAGAACAGCAGGAGACGCCAGACTTTGGAGCAAAACTTATCCAGCACGGAAGGAACAAGAGGAACAACTTTGCCCATGTGATATCCACCATGGCTGATTTTGAGGTTCCAATGGAACCCCATCCAGTTGCTGTTGACAATCTGGAATCTCAGAAACCAGGAACAGCTACTGAGGAAATTAGGAAGGTGAGACAAGTTCATTCATACCATTTTAGTTTGGGAAATACTTTGCTACTTTCATCAATCACTTCATTTGTGACCAGCCCACCCCAAACCAACTATAGGTag